The following coding sequences lie in one Amycolatopsis cihanbeyliensis genomic window:
- a CDS encoding S9 family peptidase — protein MRPTDLELLTVPCSPTLHGDLLLIALSRPDLADNRYRSVLRKVGLDGEDRPWSTGEQDSSPVISPDGRQVAFLRVGGARGSVPQLHVMPVGGGESVRLTDLPLGAGPAVWAPDSRRIAFTARVPEPGRYGTPVADGSGWVPEPDEEAPRRITRLDYRLDDVGFLLDRPRRLFVLDVSTLPESGPQETPRPLTDNVTDVEDPAWTADGRSVLVVAARDWGRAETLHRDLYAVPADGGDPVLAVRTEGNALRPMVDGDTVWFYGAEFGGVDFAARNAGLWSATLRVDGTPTVPRKHTDTESVDCVPDAGGPARYADGVLVVVRNRGAAELRLVPRHAEAAELGELPTLTGPRDVVRDFDVDGDRIAAVIAGPESMGEVVLLDGDDGRGLTDFAAPLRGAGIRPRDELTTESVDGYPVHGWLVLPEGPGPHPVLLAVHGGPFARYEWSFFDEAQVYAAAGYAVVLANPRGSAGYGQAHGRAVVGRFGTVDADDLLAMLDAALSRPELDATRVGVMGGSYGGFMTTWLAAHHGERFRAAWSERAVNAWDSFAGSSDVGWEFVQGYEFHGAEVQRDRSPLSYAEKIDIPFAVVHSEHDWRCPVEQAQRLFVALRRAGTEAELLLFPGEGHELSRSGKPRHRLQRFEAVLDWWSRHLGTGVSSA, from the coding sequence GTGCGCCCTACCGATCTTGAACTGCTGACCGTGCCCTGCTCGCCGACCCTGCATGGCGACCTGCTGCTCATCGCGCTGTCGAGGCCCGATCTTGCCGACAACCGTTACCGGAGCGTGCTGCGCAAGGTCGGGCTGGACGGCGAGGACCGGCCGTGGAGTACCGGCGAGCAGGACAGCTCGCCGGTGATATCCCCGGACGGTCGCCAGGTGGCCTTCCTCCGGGTGGGCGGTGCGCGGGGGTCCGTGCCGCAGCTGCATGTGATGCCGGTGGGCGGCGGTGAGTCGGTGCGGCTGACCGACCTGCCGCTCGGGGCGGGCCCGGCGGTGTGGGCGCCGGACTCGCGCCGGATCGCCTTCACCGCGCGCGTCCCGGAACCGGGGCGGTACGGCACTCCGGTCGCCGATGGTTCGGGCTGGGTCCCCGAGCCGGACGAGGAGGCTCCGCGACGGATCACCAGGCTGGACTACCGGCTGGACGATGTCGGTTTCCTCCTGGACCGGCCCCGGCGCCTGTTCGTGCTGGATGTGTCCACGCTGCCGGAGTCCGGTCCGCAGGAGACACCACGGCCACTGACCGACAACGTCACCGACGTGGAGGATCCGGCCTGGACGGCCGACGGCCGGTCGGTGCTGGTGGTCGCGGCGCGCGACTGGGGACGCGCCGAGACCCTGCACCGCGACCTCTACGCGGTTCCGGCGGATGGAGGTGACCCCGTACTGGCGGTGCGCACCGAGGGCAACGCGTTGCGGCCGATGGTGGACGGGGACACGGTGTGGTTCTACGGGGCCGAGTTCGGCGGCGTCGACTTCGCGGCGCGCAACGCCGGCCTGTGGTCGGCCACCCTGCGGGTGGACGGGACTCCCACCGTGCCGCGCAAGCACACCGACACCGAGTCGGTGGACTGCGTCCCGGACGCGGGCGGGCCAGCACGGTATGCGGACGGCGTGCTGGTAGTGGTGCGCAACCGGGGCGCCGCCGAGCTGCGTCTCGTTCCCCGCCACGCCGAGGCCGCCGAGCTCGGCGAGCTGCCTACGTTGACCGGTCCGCGGGATGTCGTCCGGGACTTCGACGTGGACGGGGACCGGATCGCGGCCGTGATCGCCGGGCCGGAGAGCATGGGGGAGGTGGTGCTGCTCGACGGCGATGACGGTCGGGGGCTCACCGACTTCGCGGCGCCACTGCGGGGGGCAGGGATCCGGCCGCGCGACGAGCTGACCACGGAGTCCGTGGACGGGTACCCGGTGCACGGCTGGTTGGTTCTTCCGGAGGGACCGGGGCCGCATCCGGTGCTGCTGGCCGTGCACGGCGGGCCGTTCGCCCGGTACGAGTGGAGCTTCTTCGACGAGGCGCAGGTCTACGCCGCTGCGGGGTACGCGGTGGTGCTGGCGAACCCGCGCGGTTCGGCGGGCTACGGCCAGGCGCACGGCCGTGCCGTCGTCGGCCGGTTCGGCACGGTGGACGCGGACGACCTGCTGGCCATGCTCGACGCCGCGCTGAGCCGGCCGGAGCTGGATGCCACGCGGGTGGGGGTGATGGGCGGATCATACGGCGGGTTTATGACGACCTGGCTGGCCGCGCACCATGGCGAGCGGTTCCGCGCGGCGTGGAGCGAGCGCGCGGTGAACGCGTGGGACTCCTTCGCCGGCAGCTCGGATGTGGGCTGGGAGTTCGTGCAGGGCTACGAGTTCCACGGGGCGGAGGTGCAGCGGGACCGCAGCCCGCTGAGCTACGCGGAAAAGATCGACATTCCGTTCGCGGTGGTGCACTCCGAGCATGACTGGCGGTGCCCGGTGGAACAGGCGCAGCGTCTGTTCGTGGCGCTACGGCGCGCGGGCACCGAGGCGGAACTGCTGCTGTTCCCCGGGGAGGGGCACGAGCTGTCCCGTTCCGGCAAGCCGCGGCACCGCCTGCAGCGGTTCGAGGCCGTGCTCGACTGGTGGTCCCGGCATCTCGGGACCGGGGTCAGTTCAGCATGA